One window of the Strix uralensis isolate ZFMK-TIS-50842 chromosome 3, bStrUra1, whole genome shotgun sequence genome contains the following:
- the FUCA2 gene encoding plasma alpha-L-fucosidase isoform X1 has translation MSGPPGRAALLLLLGLPGLLLARPPGGGGGRPRYEPTWGSLDARPLPAWFDEAKFGVFIHWGVFSVPSFGSEWFWWYWQKEKREPYVKFMEANYPPGFSYEDFGPLFTAEFFDPNQWADILKASGAKYVVLTSKHHEGFTLWGSKYSWNWNAVDVGPKRDLVAELATSVRNRTDLHFGLYHSLFEWFNPLFLEDATNVFKTRKFPTSKSLPELYEIVTKYQPEIIWSDGNGNAPDTYWNSTGFLAWLYNDSPVRDTVVTNDRWGVGSICTHGGFYTCSDRYNPGHLLPHKWENCMTIDRRSWGYRRNAQLDDYLTIEDLVKQLVETVSCGGNLLMNVGPTHDGRIAVVFEERLRQMGAWLKVNGEAIYGTKPWRAQNDTVTPDVWYTFSPKEGKVNAVFLNWPVSGTLELGEPQAKLGETQVELVGYKELLKWVALGEKGIVIALPQLTPKQLPCQWGWTLQLTDIN, from the exons ATGTcgggcccgcccggccgcgccgcgctgctgctgctgctggggctgcccggGCTCCTGCTGGCGCGgccgccgggcggcggcggcgggcggccccgctaCGAGCCCACCTGGGGCTCGTTGGAcgcccggccgctgcccgcctGGTTTGACGAGGCGAAGTTTGGCGTCTTCATCCACTGGGGCGTGTTCTCGGTGCCCAGCTTCGGCAGCGAGTGGTTCTG GTGGTActggcagaaggaaaagagagagccCTATGTGAAATTCATGGAGGCAAATTACCCACCGGGGTTCAGTTATGAAGATTTTGGGCCACTGTTTACAGCAGAATTCTTTGATCCCAACCAGTGGGCAGATATTCTGAAGGCTTCAGGTGCAAAATATGTTGTCTTAACTTCAAAACATCACGAAG gcttTACTTTGTGGGGGTCCAAGTATTCTTGGAACTGGAATGCTGTTGATGTGGGACCAAAACGAGATCTTGTGGCTGAACTAGCAACATCTGTTAGAAACAGGACTGACTTGCATTTTGGGTTGTATCATTCCCTGTTTGAATGGTTTAATCCTCTCTTCCTTGAGGATGCCACCAATGTCTTTAAGACGAGAAAGTTTCCAACCAGCAAATCATTACCAGAACTCTATGAAATTGTGACCAAGTACCAACCAGAAATAATTTGGTCTGATGGGAATGGGAATGCGCCAGATACTTACTGGAACAGCACTGGTTTCTTGGCTTGGCTGTATAATGACAG TCCAGTCCGGGACACAGTTGTGACCAATGACCGCTGGGGAGTTGGCAGCATCTGTACACATGGTGGCTTCTACACTTGTAGCGACCGGTATAACCCCGGGCACCTCCTGCCTCACAAGTGGGAGAACTGTATGACTATTGACAGGAGGTCGTGGGGGTACAGGAGGAATGCCCAGCTTGACGATTACCTCACAATCGAGGACTTGGTGAAG caaCTTGTAGAAACAGTGTCTTGTGGAGGAAATCTCTTGATGAATGTTGGGCCCACTCACGATGGTCGCATTGCTGTTGTATTTGAGGAACGCCTGAGGCAGATGGGTGCCTGGCTGAAAGTCAACGGGGAAGCCATCTATGGAACGAAACCATGGAGAGCACAGAACGACACGGTCACACCAGATGTGTG GTACACTTTCAGCCCTAAAGAAGGCAAAGTCAATGCTGTCTTCCTTAACTGGCCAGTTTCCGGGACTCTGGAACTTGGTGAGCCACAGGCTAAGCTTGGAGAAACACAG